One Callospermophilus lateralis isolate mCalLat2 chromosome 6, mCalLat2.hap1, whole genome shotgun sequence genomic region harbors:
- the Ppard gene encoding peroxisome proliferator-activated receptor delta isoform X1, with product MEQPQEETPEVREEEEKAEVAEAEGAPELNGGPELALPSSSYTDLSQSSSPPSLLDQLQMGCDGASGGSLNMECRVCGDKASGFHYGVHACEGCKGFFRRTIRMKLEYEKCDRSCKIQKKNRNKCQYCRFQKCLALGMSHNAIRFGRMPEAEKRKLVAGLTASEGHLHNPQLADLKAFSKHIYNAYLKNFNMTKKKARSILTGKSSHTAPFVIHDIETLWQAEKGLVWKQLVNGLPPYKEISVHVFYRCQCTTVETVRELTEFAKSIPNFSNLFLNDQVTLLKYGVHEAIFAMLASIVNKDGLLVANGSGFVTHEFLRSLRKPFSDIIEPKFEFAVKFNALELDDSDLALFIAAIILCGDRPGLMNVPQVEAIQDTILRALEFHLQANHPDTQYLFPKLLQKMADLRQLVTEHAQMMQWLKKTETETLLHPLLQEIYKDMY from the exons ACCTCTCCCAGAGTTCCTCTCCACCCTCGCTTCTGGACCAGCTCCAGATGGGCTGTGACGGGGCCTCGGGCGGCAGCCTCAACATGGAGTGCCGAGTGTGCGGGGACAAGGCCTCAGGCTTCCACTACGGTGTTCACGCGTGCGAGGGGTGCAAG GGCTTCTTCCGAAGGACAATTCGCATGAAGCTGGAATATGAGAAGTGTGATCGGAGCTGCAAGATTCAGAAGAAGAACCGCAACAAGTGTCAGTACTGCCGCTTCCAGAAATGCCTGGCACTGGGCATGTCACACAATG CTATCCGCTTTGGCCGGATGCCAGAGGCGGAAAAGAGGAAGCTGGTGGCGGGGCTGACAGCCAGCGAGGGGCACCTGCACAACCCACAGCTGGCTGACCTGAAGGCCTTCTCCAAGCACATCTACAACGCCTACCTGAAAAACTTCAACATGACCAAAAAGAAGGCCCGCAGCATCCTCACTGGCAAGTCCAGCCACACTGCG CCCTTTGTGATCCACGACATCGAGACATTGTGGCAGGCAGAGAAGGGCCTGGTGTGGAAGCAGCTGGTGAACGGCCTGCCGCCCTACAAGGAGATCAGCGTGCACGTCTTCTACCGCTGCCAGTGCACCACAGTGGAGACCGTGCGGGAGCTCACCGAGTTTGCCAAGAGCATCCCCAACTTCAGCAATCTCTTCCTCAATGACCAGGTGACACTTCTCAAGTATGGTGTGCATGAGGCCATCTTTGCCATGCTGGCCTCCATTGTCAACAAAGATGGGCTGCTGGTGGCCAATGGCAGTGGCTTTGTCACTCATGAGTTCCTGCGCAGCCTCCGCAAGCCCTTCAGTGACATCATTGAACCCAAGTTCGAGTTTGCTGTCAAGTTTAACGCCCTGGAACTTGACGACAGCGACCTGGCTCTGTTCATCGCAGCCATTATCCTGTGTGGAG ACCGGCCAGGCCTCATGAACGTGCCCCAGGTGGAGGCCATCCAGGACACCATCCTGCGTGCCCTCGAGTTCCACTTGCAGGCCAACCACCCTGACACCCAGTACCTCTTCCCCAAACTGCTGCAGAAGATGGCTGACCTGCGGCAGCTGGTTACCGAGCACGCCCAGATGATGCAGTGGCTCAAGAAGACTGAGACTGAGACCTTGCTGCACCCCTTGCTCCAGGAGATCTATAAGGACATGTACTAA